A genomic stretch from Oscarella lobularis chromosome 11, ooOscLobu1.1, whole genome shotgun sequence includes:
- the LOC136192820 gene encoding synphilin-1-like isoform X2 has protein sequence MGTVHGNRRDPHLESVTTSEIDLRDDDNDEAVRDFEVDLCLPKIRDPGDGAEDPPEMSSSNLKLHVVHGSDSTQQIDDVDIDSYLDDALDELDDTVAPDSANSPLSRPRRNAPPPPPQRTRSRDSVRSSVDSSRPGSGVVSTRSGDAHRRGGTGSSSGSLSDERRRHRSLSNQKTTSGSSIGGNRAMSKREATRAAVVFAQQSRAFEATTTGDLGTLQRLLLDSTTEFSPLTRDSHGSTLLHRAAEAGQTACLEWLVTRCSVDALHVRDADFATPGLLATINGHVGCVKVLIEADGGVIARYDKGVTLLHHAAYYAQEECLVYLLARWKEKKYQAEDLKDDAGATPAHIAARNGSLPCLKAMVEAQINMTQEDMNGQTPVDWANGANQKMCAHYLLLVDSCQTLSATVSKLQGQITRSREENQYLKAQLTEASRSKEMMEQELREEYDESVEEVRKEYVDMTVKLMEKLEKKTQSDSAAEELAEKLTISEARASRSEAETRQLTAKLEEAYEKINLLTDMLEKRPRSTRESDAPAASKMMLHEQRGRARTSKSRSPVPAPRLDGWESVYEAKRGLRGQSWSTGASSNTLHSSGSSLEI, from the exons ATGGGCACCGTTCACGGAAACAGACGGGATCCTCACCTAGAGAGCGTTACTACGAGCGAAATTGatcttcgcgacgacgacaacgacgaagcCGTTCGAGATTTCGAG GTCGACTTGTGTCTGCCCAAAATTAGAGATCCGGGCGACGGCGCGGAAGATCCACCCGaaatgtcgtcgtcaaa CCTGAAGCTACACGTCGTCCACGGATCCGATTCGACGCAGcaaattgatgacgtcgacatcgACAGCTATTTAGACGACGCTTtagacgaactcgacgacaCCGTCGCGCCCGATAGCGCGAATTCGCCGCTGTCGCGACCGCGCCGTa atgcgccgccgccgccaccgcagCGAACGAGGAGTCGCGACAGCGTGAGAAGCAGCGTTGACAGCTCGCGTCCCGGAAGCGGCGTTGtctcgacgagaagcggCGACGCCCATCGACGCGGCGGCACgggcagcagcagcggttCGCTCTccgacgagcgtcgacgtcatcgatcgctttcgaatcagaaaacgacgagcggcAGTAGCATCGGCGGCAACAGAGCAATGAGCAAgcgcgaagcgacgaga GCGGCCGTTGTTTTCGCCCAGCAATCGAGAGCATTCGAAGCGACCACAACTGGGGACCTCGGCACCCTG CAACGCCTTCtgctcgattcgacgaccGAATTTTCGCCGTTGACTCGAGATAGCCACGGTTCGACTTTGCTCCATCGCGCCGCCGAAGCGGGCCAGACGGCCTGTCTCGAATGGCTCGTGACGCGCTgttccgtcgacgcgcttcACGTGCGCGACGCCGATTTTGCGACGCCGGGATTGCTCGCAACGATC AACGGACACGTTGGCTGCGTGAAAGTGTTGATCGAAGCCGACGGCGGAGTAATTGCCCGATATGACAAGGGCGTCACTCTGCTGCATCACGCCGCCTATTACGCACAG GAGGAGTGTCTAGTCTATCTGTTGGCCAGatggaaagagaagaaatatcAGGCGGAAG ACCTCAAGGACGACGCTGGCGCCACTCCGGCTCACATAGCGGCGAGAAATGGCAGTCTTCCCTGCCTCAAAGCCATGGTCGAGGCTCAAATCAATATGACGCAGGAGGATATGAATGGGCAGACGCCCGTCGACTGGGCAAATGGAGCCAATCAGAAGATGTGCGCTCACTATTTGCTCCTAGTCGATTCTTGCCAAACGCTTTCAGCGACCGTGTCCAAGCTGCAAGGACAGATCACGAG GTCAAGAGAAGAGAATCAGTATTTGAAGGCGCAGTTGACTGAAGCGTCCAGATCCAAGGAGATGATGGAGCAAGAATTGCGCGAGGAATACGATGAAAGCGTCGAGGAG gtTAGGAAAGAGTACGTCGATATGACCGTCAAGCTGATGGaaaaactagaaaaaaagactcaA TCGGACAGCGCAGCAGAAGAGCTGGCCGAAAAACTAACCATCTCCGAGGCAAGAGCCAGCCGATCCGAGGCTGAAACGCGACAGCTGACGGCTAAATTAGAAGAGGCatacgaaaaaatcaatct GCTCACAGACATGCTGGAGAAGCGGCCACGTTCTACGCGAGAAAGCGACGCACCTGCAGCATCAAA GATGATGCTACACGAGCAAAGAGGTAGAGCTCGGACATCTAAATCAAGATCTCCTGTACCTGCTCCCAGACTGGACGGCTGGGAGAGTGTGTACGAAGCGAAGAGGGGCCTAAGAGGCCAATCGTGGTCAACTGGCGCCAGTTCGAATACCCTACACAGTTCTGGCTCCAGTTTAGAAATATAG
- the LOC136192823 gene encoding uncharacterized protein isoform X1, translating into MRGTFYNESKRKVRIPSVSVNGAHWEGGKSRACTKSYDCARARGRTQSVLTVEDGLEKALRRADRSDEVPPAKNMLDTHAQFEGNNSFEKMNDNVDVDGDETSIRRRLKASVDIPREFVERQARSRRKQRIRHRWCSKLRLQRNLLTGSVLKSFIENISVAVLLQIALAVICTVICDILDLELNAQMTLFVSPIVFPLSFSINACYQRREKVLDDLANLKAAAMVLFFCHRDWWKQAGLPKSFISDSLHTMGHLMDCIRSYLLTNHNIKRIPYLGRIYLCMSEIAQLNDKVRASKELPMNGPLVTRLIHYNNIMCWSFERLRVVREYRSPRTIRAFTKVLIFVLPLLLSPYYVYVGRSSTVNTTTGTAKLAEPVTAASPTPMMQQSETRGGTVWPAYFLAVLVSFVFGSLQAVEDALDDPFDGISEDDINLDQLQDWACFTYIVSPEKTVPSDALESNTEQKRRRENSPVYDSDADLSDAENLDDATAVEIALAEIASRAKGGGEDYPMMLSEEGGLDDAVLLSSPVDQPPFPSFGSIQDDVDRLSFNKQPVNGDESRRVESGPVTYVAPGVKQTDI; encoded by the exons ATGCGAGGCACGTTCTATAACGAATCCAAACGAAAG GTGAGGATCCCGTCTGTTTCCGTGAACGGTGCCCATTGGGAAGGGGGAAAATCGCGTGCGTGCACGAAGTCGTACGattgcgcgcgagcgcgtgGCCGAACCCAG AGTGTACTCACCGTTGAGGACGGGCTCGAAAAGGCGTTGCGGCGAGCGGATAGAAGCGACGAAGTACCCCCCGCTAAAAATATGCTCGACACGCATGCGCAATTCGAAGGAAACAATTCTTTCGAAAAAATGAACGATAACGTCGACgtggacggcgacgagacgtcgattcgacgacgactgaaaGCGTCCGTAGATATACcgcgcgaattcgtcgaaaggCAGGCGCGTAGTCGTCGCAAGCAGAGGATTCGACACCGGTGGTGCTCTAAACTGAGACTCCAGCGAAATCTTCTCACAGGCAGC GTTTTGAAGAGTTTCATCGAGAACATCAGCGTTGCCGTATTGCTTCAAATAGCTTTGGCTG TTATTTGCACTGTGATTTGCGATATACTCGATTTGGAATTGAACGCTCAGATGACCTTATTCGTATCTCCCATTGTCTTtcctctctccttttccatCAATG CCTGTTAccagagaagagaaaaggttTTGGACGACTTGGCCAATCTGAAGGCTGCTGCCATGGTGTTGTTCTTTTGCCACCGAGACTGGTGGAAACAGGCGG GGCTTCCCAAATCTTTCATATCAGACAGTCTTCACACAATGGGCCATCTGATGGACTGCATCCGTTCCTATTTACTCACGAACCACAACATCAAACGCATTCCATACCTGGGA CGAATATACCTTTGCATGAGCGAAATAGCTCAGCTCAACGACAAAGTACGCGCGTCCAAAGAGCTACCCATGAACGGGCCGCTCGTCACTCGACTCATACATTACAACAA TATCATGTGCTGGTCGTTTGAACGCCTGCGAGTCGTGAGAGAGTATCGCTCGCCGAGGACGATTCGAGCTTTCACAAAAGTTCTCATATTTGTCTTGCCGCTTCTTCTCTCGCCCTATTACGTCTACGTTggaagatcgtcgacggtgaACACCACTACCGGCACCGCTAAGCTAGCTGAACCCGTTACGGCTGCGAGTCCGACGCCAATGATGCAACAGTCAGAAACGAGAGGGGGCACCGTGTGGCCGGCATATTTTCTTGCTGTCTTGGTGTCATTTGTTTTTGGGTCTCTCCAAGCCGTCGAGGATGCCTTGGACGATCCTTTTGATGGGATCAGCGAAGACGATATCAATTTAGATCAG CTTCAAGACTGGGCGTGTTTTACTTACATCGTTTCGCCTGAAAAAACGGTTCCTTCTGATGCCCTGGAAAGCAACACGGAacagaaacgaagaagagaaaacagccCAGTATACGACAGTGATGCTGACTTGAGTGACGCTGAGAATCTGGACGATGCTACTGCAGTAGAGATTGCTCTAGCGGAAATAGCCAGTAGGGCAAAAGGCGGAGGAGAAGATTATCCTATGATGCTGTCAGAAGAAGGCGGACTTGATGACGCAGTCCTCTTGAGTTCGCCAGTAGATCAGCCTCCATTTCCATCTTTTGGAAGTATTCAAGACGACGTGGATAGGCTGTCGTTCAACAAGCAACCTGTAAATGGCGACGAGAGCAGAAGAGTGGAGAGCGGACCCGTCACGTACGTTGCTCCCGGAGTAAAGCAGACAGACATATAA
- the LOC136192823 gene encoding uncharacterized protein isoform X2, giving the protein MRGTFYNESKRKSVLTVEDGLEKALRRADRSDEVPPAKNMLDTHAQFEGNNSFEKMNDNVDVDGDETSIRRRLKASVDIPREFVERQARSRRKQRIRHRWCSKLRLQRNLLTGSVLKSFIENISVAVLLQIALAVICTVICDILDLELNAQMTLFVSPIVFPLSFSINACYQRREKVLDDLANLKAAAMVLFFCHRDWWKQAGLPKSFISDSLHTMGHLMDCIRSYLLTNHNIKRIPYLGRIYLCMSEIAQLNDKVRASKELPMNGPLVTRLIHYNNIMCWSFERLRVVREYRSPRTIRAFTKVLIFVLPLLLSPYYVYVGRSSTVNTTTGTAKLAEPVTAASPTPMMQQSETRGGTVWPAYFLAVLVSFVFGSLQAVEDALDDPFDGISEDDINLDQLQDWACFTYIVSPEKTVPSDALESNTEQKRRRENSPVYDSDADLSDAENLDDATAVEIALAEIASRAKGGGEDYPMMLSEEGGLDDAVLLSSPVDQPPFPSFGSIQDDVDRLSFNKQPVNGDESRRVESGPVTYVAPGVKQTDI; this is encoded by the exons ATGCGAGGCACGTTCTATAACGAATCCAAACGAAAG AGTGTACTCACCGTTGAGGACGGGCTCGAAAAGGCGTTGCGGCGAGCGGATAGAAGCGACGAAGTACCCCCCGCTAAAAATATGCTCGACACGCATGCGCAATTCGAAGGAAACAATTCTTTCGAAAAAATGAACGATAACGTCGACgtggacggcgacgagacgtcgattcgacgacgactgaaaGCGTCCGTAGATATACcgcgcgaattcgtcgaaaggCAGGCGCGTAGTCGTCGCAAGCAGAGGATTCGACACCGGTGGTGCTCTAAACTGAGACTCCAGCGAAATCTTCTCACAGGCAGC GTTTTGAAGAGTTTCATCGAGAACATCAGCGTTGCCGTATTGCTTCAAATAGCTTTGGCTG TTATTTGCACTGTGATTTGCGATATACTCGATTTGGAATTGAACGCTCAGATGACCTTATTCGTATCTCCCATTGTCTTtcctctctccttttccatCAATG CCTGTTAccagagaagagaaaaggttTTGGACGACTTGGCCAATCTGAAGGCTGCTGCCATGGTGTTGTTCTTTTGCCACCGAGACTGGTGGAAACAGGCGG GGCTTCCCAAATCTTTCATATCAGACAGTCTTCACACAATGGGCCATCTGATGGACTGCATCCGTTCCTATTTACTCACGAACCACAACATCAAACGCATTCCATACCTGGGA CGAATATACCTTTGCATGAGCGAAATAGCTCAGCTCAACGACAAAGTACGCGCGTCCAAAGAGCTACCCATGAACGGGCCGCTCGTCACTCGACTCATACATTACAACAA TATCATGTGCTGGTCGTTTGAACGCCTGCGAGTCGTGAGAGAGTATCGCTCGCCGAGGACGATTCGAGCTTTCACAAAAGTTCTCATATTTGTCTTGCCGCTTCTTCTCTCGCCCTATTACGTCTACGTTggaagatcgtcgacggtgaACACCACTACCGGCACCGCTAAGCTAGCTGAACCCGTTACGGCTGCGAGTCCGACGCCAATGATGCAACAGTCAGAAACGAGAGGGGGCACCGTGTGGCCGGCATATTTTCTTGCTGTCTTGGTGTCATTTGTTTTTGGGTCTCTCCAAGCCGTCGAGGATGCCTTGGACGATCCTTTTGATGGGATCAGCGAAGACGATATCAATTTAGATCAG CTTCAAGACTGGGCGTGTTTTACTTACATCGTTTCGCCTGAAAAAACGGTTCCTTCTGATGCCCTGGAAAGCAACACGGAacagaaacgaagaagagaaaacagccCAGTATACGACAGTGATGCTGACTTGAGTGACGCTGAGAATCTGGACGATGCTACTGCAGTAGAGATTGCTCTAGCGGAAATAGCCAGTAGGGCAAAAGGCGGAGGAGAAGATTATCCTATGATGCTGTCAGAAGAAGGCGGACTTGATGACGCAGTCCTCTTGAGTTCGCCAGTAGATCAGCCTCCATTTCCATCTTTTGGAAGTATTCAAGACGACGTGGATAGGCTGTCGTTCAACAAGCAACCTGTAAATGGCGACGAGAGCAGAAGAGTGGAGAGCGGACCCGTCACGTACGTTGCTCCCGGAGTAAAGCAGACAGACATATAA
- the LOC136192820 gene encoding synphilin-1-like isoform X1, with protein sequence MGTVHGNRRDPHLESVTTSEIDLRDDDNDEAVRDFEVDLCLPKIRDPGDGAEDPPEMSSSKCEDSRNALRSSNSIVLFLFCSSLKLHVVHGSDSTQQIDDVDIDSYLDDALDELDDTVAPDSANSPLSRPRRNAPPPPPQRTRSRDSVRSSVDSSRPGSGVVSTRSGDAHRRGGTGSSSGSLSDERRRHRSLSNQKTTSGSSIGGNRAMSKREATRAAVVFAQQSRAFEATTTGDLGTLQRLLLDSTTEFSPLTRDSHGSTLLHRAAEAGQTACLEWLVTRCSVDALHVRDADFATPGLLATINGHVGCVKVLIEADGGVIARYDKGVTLLHHAAYYAQEECLVYLLARWKEKKYQAEDLKDDAGATPAHIAARNGSLPCLKAMVEAQINMTQEDMNGQTPVDWANGANQKMCAHYLLLVDSCQTLSATVSKLQGQITRSREENQYLKAQLTEASRSKEMMEQELREEYDESVEEVRKEYVDMTVKLMEKLEKKTQSDSAAEELAEKLTISEARASRSEAETRQLTAKLEEAYEKINLLTDMLEKRPRSTRESDAPAASKMMLHEQRGRARTSKSRSPVPAPRLDGWESVYEAKRGLRGQSWSTGASSNTLHSSGSSLEI encoded by the exons ATGGGCACCGTTCACGGAAACAGACGGGATCCTCACCTAGAGAGCGTTACTACGAGCGAAATTGatcttcgcgacgacgacaacgacgaagcCGTTCGAGATTTCGAG GTCGACTTGTGTCTGCCCAAAATTAGAGATCCGGGCGACGGCGCGGAAGATCCACCCGaaatgtcgtcgtcaaagtgcGAAGATTCCCGAAACGCGCTCCGCTCCTCTAATTCAATTGTCCTTTTCTTGTTTTGTTCCAGCCTGAAGCTACACGTCGTCCACGGATCCGATTCGACGCAGcaaattgatgacgtcgacatcgACAGCTATTTAGACGACGCTTtagacgaactcgacgacaCCGTCGCGCCCGATAGCGCGAATTCGCCGCTGTCGCGACCGCGCCGTa atgcgccgccgccgccaccgcagCGAACGAGGAGTCGCGACAGCGTGAGAAGCAGCGTTGACAGCTCGCGTCCCGGAAGCGGCGTTGtctcgacgagaagcggCGACGCCCATCGACGCGGCGGCACgggcagcagcagcggttCGCTCTccgacgagcgtcgacgtcatcgatcgctttcgaatcagaaaacgacgagcggcAGTAGCATCGGCGGCAACAGAGCAATGAGCAAgcgcgaagcgacgaga GCGGCCGTTGTTTTCGCCCAGCAATCGAGAGCATTCGAAGCGACCACAACTGGGGACCTCGGCACCCTG CAACGCCTTCtgctcgattcgacgaccGAATTTTCGCCGTTGACTCGAGATAGCCACGGTTCGACTTTGCTCCATCGCGCCGCCGAAGCGGGCCAGACGGCCTGTCTCGAATGGCTCGTGACGCGCTgttccgtcgacgcgcttcACGTGCGCGACGCCGATTTTGCGACGCCGGGATTGCTCGCAACGATC AACGGACACGTTGGCTGCGTGAAAGTGTTGATCGAAGCCGACGGCGGAGTAATTGCCCGATATGACAAGGGCGTCACTCTGCTGCATCACGCCGCCTATTACGCACAG GAGGAGTGTCTAGTCTATCTGTTGGCCAGatggaaagagaagaaatatcAGGCGGAAG ACCTCAAGGACGACGCTGGCGCCACTCCGGCTCACATAGCGGCGAGAAATGGCAGTCTTCCCTGCCTCAAAGCCATGGTCGAGGCTCAAATCAATATGACGCAGGAGGATATGAATGGGCAGACGCCCGTCGACTGGGCAAATGGAGCCAATCAGAAGATGTGCGCTCACTATTTGCTCCTAGTCGATTCTTGCCAAACGCTTTCAGCGACCGTGTCCAAGCTGCAAGGACAGATCACGAG GTCAAGAGAAGAGAATCAGTATTTGAAGGCGCAGTTGACTGAAGCGTCCAGATCCAAGGAGATGATGGAGCAAGAATTGCGCGAGGAATACGATGAAAGCGTCGAGGAG gtTAGGAAAGAGTACGTCGATATGACCGTCAAGCTGATGGaaaaactagaaaaaaagactcaA TCGGACAGCGCAGCAGAAGAGCTGGCCGAAAAACTAACCATCTCCGAGGCAAGAGCCAGCCGATCCGAGGCTGAAACGCGACAGCTGACGGCTAAATTAGAAGAGGCatacgaaaaaatcaatct GCTCACAGACATGCTGGAGAAGCGGCCACGTTCTACGCGAGAAAGCGACGCACCTGCAGCATCAAA GATGATGCTACACGAGCAAAGAGGTAGAGCTCGGACATCTAAATCAAGATCTCCTGTACCTGCTCCCAGACTGGACGGCTGGGAGAGTGTGTACGAAGCGAAGAGGGGCCTAAGAGGCCAATCGTGGTCAACTGGCGCCAGTTCGAATACCCTACACAGTTCTGGCTCCAGTTTAGAAATATAG
- the LOC136192831 gene encoding PEST proteolytic signal-containing nuclear protein-like codes for MDKSKGGESSSKEIISKERKRKLERKDDDRNTDALSKEDVSKGIAMKMEKTQKVQSEFKKKKEIETNLKPKLGAVAKAFNDSDSEEEEMPPEAKLRMRNIGRDTPTATGPMSFGKNRSGFSNSYSEWLMTQRLVLGPGLGNRPEDKPS; via the exons ATGGACAAGTCTAAAGGTGGCGAGTCGTCAAGCAAAGAAA TAATaagcaaagagagaaaacgaaagttagaaagaaaagatgacGACAGAAATACCGATGCTTTATCTAAGGAAGACGTTTCAAAAGGAATTGCTATGAAAATGGAG AAGACGCAGAAAGTTCAGAGCGAAtttaagaaaaagaaggaaataGAGACCAACCTGAAACCGAAGCTTGGCGCTGTGGCCAAAGCATTCAATGACTCTGAT agtgaggaagaggaaatgCCACCAGAAGCCAAGCTTCGAATGAGAAATATTGGACG AGACACGCCAACTGCAACCGGACCAATGTCATTTGGAAAGAACAGATCAGGTTTCAGCAATTCCTACAGTGAATGGTTGATGACGCAGAGACTCGTTCTCGGTCCAGGTCTAGGCAATAGACCCGAAGACAAGCCTTCTTAG
- the LOC136192823 gene encoding uncharacterized protein isoform X3, with translation MLDTHAQFEGNNSFEKMNDNVDVDGDETSIRRRLKASVDIPREFVERQARSRRKQRIRHRWCSKLRLQRNLLTGSVLKSFIENISVAVLLQIALAVICTVICDILDLELNAQMTLFVSPIVFPLSFSINACYQRREKVLDDLANLKAAAMVLFFCHRDWWKQAGLPKSFISDSLHTMGHLMDCIRSYLLTNHNIKRIPYLGRIYLCMSEIAQLNDKVRASKELPMNGPLVTRLIHYNNIMCWSFERLRVVREYRSPRTIRAFTKVLIFVLPLLLSPYYVYVGRSSTVNTTTGTAKLAEPVTAASPTPMMQQSETRGGTVWPAYFLAVLVSFVFGSLQAVEDALDDPFDGISEDDINLDQLQDWACFTYIVSPEKTVPSDALESNTEQKRRRENSPVYDSDADLSDAENLDDATAVEIALAEIASRAKGGGEDYPMMLSEEGGLDDAVLLSSPVDQPPFPSFGSIQDDVDRLSFNKQPVNGDESRRVESGPVTYVAPGVKQTDI, from the exons ATGCTCGACACGCATGCGCAATTCGAAGGAAACAATTCTTTCGAAAAAATGAACGATAACGTCGACgtggacggcgacgagacgtcgattcgacgacgactgaaaGCGTCCGTAGATATACcgcgcgaattcgtcgaaaggCAGGCGCGTAGTCGTCGCAAGCAGAGGATTCGACACCGGTGGTGCTCTAAACTGAGACTCCAGCGAAATCTTCTCACAGGCAGC GTTTTGAAGAGTTTCATCGAGAACATCAGCGTTGCCGTATTGCTTCAAATAGCTTTGGCTG TTATTTGCACTGTGATTTGCGATATACTCGATTTGGAATTGAACGCTCAGATGACCTTATTCGTATCTCCCATTGTCTTtcctctctccttttccatCAATG CCTGTTAccagagaagagaaaaggttTTGGACGACTTGGCCAATCTGAAGGCTGCTGCCATGGTGTTGTTCTTTTGCCACCGAGACTGGTGGAAACAGGCGG GGCTTCCCAAATCTTTCATATCAGACAGTCTTCACACAATGGGCCATCTGATGGACTGCATCCGTTCCTATTTACTCACGAACCACAACATCAAACGCATTCCATACCTGGGA CGAATATACCTTTGCATGAGCGAAATAGCTCAGCTCAACGACAAAGTACGCGCGTCCAAAGAGCTACCCATGAACGGGCCGCTCGTCACTCGACTCATACATTACAACAA TATCATGTGCTGGTCGTTTGAACGCCTGCGAGTCGTGAGAGAGTATCGCTCGCCGAGGACGATTCGAGCTTTCACAAAAGTTCTCATATTTGTCTTGCCGCTTCTTCTCTCGCCCTATTACGTCTACGTTggaagatcgtcgacggtgaACACCACTACCGGCACCGCTAAGCTAGCTGAACCCGTTACGGCTGCGAGTCCGACGCCAATGATGCAACAGTCAGAAACGAGAGGGGGCACCGTGTGGCCGGCATATTTTCTTGCTGTCTTGGTGTCATTTGTTTTTGGGTCTCTCCAAGCCGTCGAGGATGCCTTGGACGATCCTTTTGATGGGATCAGCGAAGACGATATCAATTTAGATCAG CTTCAAGACTGGGCGTGTTTTACTTACATCGTTTCGCCTGAAAAAACGGTTCCTTCTGATGCCCTGGAAAGCAACACGGAacagaaacgaagaagagaaaacagccCAGTATACGACAGTGATGCTGACTTGAGTGACGCTGAGAATCTGGACGATGCTACTGCAGTAGAGATTGCTCTAGCGGAAATAGCCAGTAGGGCAAAAGGCGGAGGAGAAGATTATCCTATGATGCTGTCAGAAGAAGGCGGACTTGATGACGCAGTCCTCTTGAGTTCGCCAGTAGATCAGCCTCCATTTCCATCTTTTGGAAGTATTCAAGACGACGTGGATAGGCTGTCGTTCAACAAGCAACCTGTAAATGGCGACGAGAGCAGAAGAGTGGAGAGCGGACCCGTCACGTACGTTGCTCCCGGAGTAAAGCAGACAGACATATAA